One Solirubrobacter pauli DNA segment encodes these proteins:
- a CDS encoding AAA family ATPase, whose product MVIGRAEELAHVDRLLAAARLGTSEVLAITGEPGIGKTALLDYAVAHATGMTVLRAGGVESESEIPFAGLFSLLRPVLHRVDELPPPQATALRAALGLAAGAAGDRFLVGAATLTLLTGCAEDAPVLIVIDDAHWLDQSSLAAILFAARRLLADALALLIASRDGHELGLPELPLSGLDRAGAAALLERQAGGPLPPGATDRAFDATLGNPLALVELASAAATLPLEPGVPVQTTLELTFAARITALPDATRRLLALAAADEAGHLAVLARAAALAAGSERGGATGAGAGGADAGGAAAGSDRGGAATGAGAGGADAGGADAGGADAAPADALGALAAAEAAGLVVLAVDRLSFCHPLARAAAYRGATPDERRAAHRVLAEVEPDADRRAWHRAAAALGPDAEAAAALEQAGLRARDRGAYTAAASSLERAARLTTDTAARARRLFEAAEAAWLAGHADRADERLAEARELSLDPALNVEIDRLRGHAALRSGNARAAHDVLLEAADGAQVAEASGHAGTETPAGATRTARYTGTVHAAEMLAEAAEAAGYAAEPRLMLAAARRAWTALTPHTSERARVRAMLALGMALIYTGDDTGAPWLRDATDHLDAAPELAGDPTLLASAATGALWLREAERGRELMSRAIAIARAQGAVGALPFPLCLAGREAATSDRPHVAVALYEEAIRLARETGQAMSVAAGLSGLACVEARQGRDDACREHAAEALELTERLGLAFFQLWALDALADLELGHGNLEQAVQHLTAKERLLEARGIADPDVSPAPDLAEALTWLDRKAQAEPRLAAFARAARAKGQPWALARLARARGDYATALDQHARTPDRFETARTLLAQGEALRRERRRADAREPLRAAIAGFDALGAVPWAERARRELRASGETARRRDPLTLDALTPRELQVALVLAEGHTIREAAGKLFLSPKTVDHHLQSVYRKLAIDSRPALAAALDREDLPMRTPPAAA is encoded by the coding sequence ATGGTGATCGGCCGCGCGGAGGAGCTGGCGCACGTCGATCGGCTCCTCGCCGCGGCGCGGCTGGGAACGAGCGAGGTGCTCGCGATCACGGGCGAGCCGGGCATCGGCAAGACCGCCCTGCTCGACTACGCGGTCGCCCACGCGACGGGCATGACCGTCCTGCGCGCCGGCGGCGTCGAGAGCGAGTCCGAGATCCCCTTCGCGGGTCTCTTCTCGCTGCTGCGGCCGGTCCTGCACCGGGTGGACGAGCTGCCGCCACCGCAGGCGACCGCGTTGCGCGCCGCGCTCGGGCTCGCGGCGGGCGCGGCCGGCGACCGCTTCCTGGTCGGCGCGGCCACGCTCACCCTGCTCACCGGCTGCGCCGAGGACGCGCCGGTGCTGATCGTGATCGACGACGCCCACTGGCTGGACCAGTCCTCGCTCGCCGCGATCCTGTTCGCCGCCCGCCGCCTGCTCGCCGACGCGCTCGCGCTGCTGATCGCGAGCCGCGACGGCCACGAGCTGGGCCTGCCCGAGCTGCCCCTCTCCGGCCTGGACCGCGCCGGCGCCGCCGCGCTGCTCGAACGCCAGGCGGGCGGCCCGCTTCCGCCCGGCGCCACCGACCGCGCGTTCGACGCCACCCTCGGCAACCCGCTCGCGCTCGTCGAGCTGGCGAGCGCCGCGGCCACGCTGCCACTGGAGCCGGGCGTGCCCGTCCAGACGACGCTGGAACTGACCTTCGCCGCGCGGATCACGGCGCTGCCGGACGCGACCCGTCGCCTGCTCGCCCTGGCCGCGGCGGATGAAGCGGGCCACCTCGCCGTGCTGGCCCGAGCGGCCGCGCTGGCCGCCGGCAGCGAGAGAGGCGGCGCGACGGGCGCAGGCGCGGGCGGCGCGGACGCAGGCGGCGCGGCCGCCGGCAGCGACAGAGGCGGCGCGGCGACGGGCGCGGGCGCAGGCGGCGCGGACGCAGGCGGCGCGGACGCAGGCGGCGCGGACGCGGCCCCGGCCGACGCGCTCGGGGCTCTCGCGGCGGCCGAGGCGGCCGGGCTCGTCGTGCTCGCGGTCGACCGGCTGTCGTTCTGCCATCCGCTGGCGCGGGCGGCGGCGTACCGGGGCGCGACGCCCGACGAGCGGCGGGCCGCGCACCGGGTCCTGGCCGAGGTCGAGCCGGATGCGGACCGGCGGGCGTGGCATCGGGCCGCGGCCGCGCTCGGGCCGGACGCGGAGGCCGCCGCGGCGCTCGAGCAGGCCGGGCTGCGGGCGCGGGACCGGGGCGCGTACACCGCCGCGGCGAGCTCGCTCGAGCGGGCCGCGCGGCTCACGACGGACACGGCCGCGCGTGCCCGGCGGTTGTTCGAGGCGGCCGAGGCCGCGTGGCTCGCCGGACACGCCGACCGCGCGGACGAGCGGCTCGCCGAGGCGCGGGAGCTGTCGCTCGACCCCGCGCTGAACGTCGAGATCGACCGGCTGCGCGGACACGCGGCGCTGCGCAGCGGGAACGCGCGGGCCGCGCACGACGTGCTGCTCGAGGCGGCCGACGGGGCGCAGGTCGCCGAAGCGTCCGGGCACGCCGGCACCGAGACGCCCGCCGGCGCGACGAGGACCGCCAGGTACACCGGCACGGTCCACGCCGCGGAGATGCTGGCCGAGGCGGCGGAGGCCGCGGGGTACGCCGCCGAGCCGCGGCTGATGCTCGCGGCGGCCCGCCGGGCCTGGACCGCGTTGACGCCGCACACGTCCGAGCGGGCGCGGGTGCGGGCGATGCTCGCGCTCGGGATGGCGCTCATCTACACGGGCGACGACACCGGCGCGCCGTGGCTGCGCGACGCCACCGACCACCTGGACGCCGCGCCGGAGCTCGCGGGTGACCCGACGCTGCTCGCCTCGGCGGCGACCGGCGCGCTGTGGCTGCGGGAGGCCGAGCGCGGGCGGGAGCTGATGAGCCGGGCGATCGCCATCGCGCGGGCGCAAGGCGCGGTCGGGGCGCTGCCGTTCCCGCTCTGCCTCGCGGGCCGGGAAGCGGCGACGTCGGACCGGCCGCACGTCGCGGTCGCGCTCTACGAGGAGGCGATCCGGCTCGCGCGGGAGACCGGGCAGGCGATGTCGGTCGCCGCCGGCCTTTCCGGCCTGGCCTGCGTGGAGGCACGCCAGGGCCGCGACGACGCGTGCCGCGAGCACGCGGCCGAAGCGCTGGAGTTGACCGAGCGGCTCGGCCTCGCGTTCTTCCAGCTGTGGGCGCTGGACGCGCTCGCCGACCTCGAGCTCGGGCACGGCAACCTCGAGCAGGCCGTGCAGCACCTCACCGCCAAGGAGCGCCTGCTCGAGGCCCGCGGGATCGCCGACCCCGACGTCTCCCCCGCGCCCGACCTGGCCGAGGCGCTCACCTGGCTGGACCGCAAGGCCCAGGCCGAGCCGCGCCTGGCCGCCTTCGCCCGGGCCGCCCGCGCGAAGGGCCAGCCGTGGGCGCTCGCCCGCCTCGCGCGCGCCCGCGGCGACTACGCGACCGCGCTCGACCAGCACGCCCGCACCCCCGACCGCTTCGAGACGGCCCGCACCCTCCTCGCCCAGGGCGAGGCGCTGCGTCGTGAGCGCCGTCGCGCCGATGCCCGCGAGCCGCTGCGCGCCGCGATCGCCGGCTTCGACGCGCTCGGTGCCGTGCCCTGGGCGGAACGGGCCCGCCGCGAGCTGCGGGCCAGCGGCGAGACCGCGCGTCGCCGCGACCCGCTCACGCTCGACGCGCTCACCCCGCGCGAGCTGCAGGTCGCGCTCGTCCTCGCCGAGGGGCACACCATCCGGGAAGCGGCCGGGAAGCTGTTCCTCTCCCCTAAGACGGTCGACCACCATCTGCAGTCCGTCTACCGCAAGCTCGCGATCGACTCCCGGCCCGCGCTGGCCGCGGCCCTCGATCGGGAGGACCTCCCGATGCGAACGCCACCCGCCGCGGCTTAG
- a CDS encoding site-specific DNA-methyltransferase gives MVYADPPFNTGKAQLRRSFATTPAGEAPGDRTGFGGRRYSSKLLAESSFKDSFDDYLGFLGPRLEEIWRVLHPTGTLYLHIDYREAHYVKVFLDELFGRACFLNELIWAYDYGAKAKNRWPQKHDTILVYVKDPREYFFDSEGVDREPYMAPGLVTPEKVARGKLPVSVIWHTIVSPTGREKTGYPTQKPEGLLRRFVQASSRPDDLCLDPFAGSGTLGAVAKKLGRRYLLIDESPEAVRVMRERLG, from the coding sequence ATGGTCTACGCCGACCCGCCGTTCAACACGGGCAAGGCCCAGCTGCGGCGCTCGTTCGCGACCACGCCCGCCGGCGAGGCGCCCGGCGACCGCACCGGGTTCGGGGGACGCCGCTACTCGTCGAAGCTGCTGGCCGAGTCGTCCTTCAAGGATTCCTTTGACGATTACCTCGGGTTTCTCGGTCCGCGTCTGGAGGAGATCTGGCGGGTCCTGCACCCGACCGGCACGCTCTACCTGCACATCGATTACCGCGAGGCTCATTACGTCAAGGTCTTCCTTGACGAGCTCTTCGGCCGCGCCTGCTTCCTCAACGAGCTGATCTGGGCGTACGACTACGGGGCGAAGGCCAAGAACCGCTGGCCGCAGAAGCACGACACGATCCTCGTCTACGTGAAGGACCCGCGTGAGTACTTCTTCGACAGCGAGGGCGTGGACCGTGAGCCCTACATGGCGCCGGGCCTCGTCACCCCCGAGAAGGTGGCGCGGGGGAAGCTGCCGGTGTCGGTGATCTGGCACACGATCGTCTCCCCCACCGGGCGCGAGAAGACCGGGTACCCGACGCAGAAGCCGGAGGGCCTGCTGCGCCGCTTCGTGCAGGCGAGCTCGCGGCCCGACGACCTCTGCCTGGACCCGTTCGCCGGGTCGGGCACGCTCGGCGCGGTCGCGAAGAAGCTCGGCCGCCGCTACCTGCTGATCGACGAGAGCCCGGAAGCCGTTCGGGTCATGCGAGAGCGCCTTGGCTGA
- a CDS encoding LysE family translocator, with product MPSASTLALFALAALALIAIPGPNMIYIATRSMSEGRSAGFASALGLLTGTGINVLAAAAGLSALIASSDVAYDVIRYAGAAYLVYLGIKALRSHGAHAEAAAPRGSAYRQAIVVQLLNPKVTLFFLAFLPQFVDPQAGPVWTQVLVLGAVLGALGFVMDCGYALAASSAARKLNGFRHGNRITGAVYLALGAAAALTGGRR from the coding sequence GTGCCGTCCGCGTCCACGCTCGCCCTGTTCGCCCTGGCCGCGCTCGCGCTGATCGCGATCCCGGGCCCGAACATGATCTACATCGCCACGCGGTCGATGAGCGAGGGTCGCTCGGCGGGTTTCGCGTCCGCCCTCGGGCTGCTCACCGGCACCGGGATCAACGTGCTCGCGGCCGCCGCCGGGCTGAGCGCCCTGATCGCCTCCTCGGACGTCGCCTACGACGTGATCCGCTACGCCGGCGCCGCCTACCTCGTGTACCTGGGCATCAAGGCGCTCCGCAGCCACGGGGCGCACGCCGAAGCGGCGGCGCCGCGTGGCAGCGCGTACCGCCAAGCGATCGTCGTCCAGCTGCTGAACCCGAAGGTGACGTTGTTCTTCCTCGCCTTCCTGCCGCAGTTCGTGGACCCGCAGGCGGGGCCGGTGTGGACGCAGGTCCTCGTGCTCGGGGCCGTGCTCGGGGCGCTCGGGTTCGTCATGGACTGCGGGTACGCGCTCGCGGCATCCTCGGCGGCGCGCAAGCTCAACGGCTTCCGCCACGGGAACCGGATCACGGGCGCGGTGTACCTCGCCCTCGGCGCCGCCGCGGCTCTCACGGGCGGCCGGCGCTGA
- a CDS encoding class I SAM-dependent methyltransferase, giving the protein MTTQTIDEAKVQAFVFQAVGELGATLNAALVVIGDRLGLYKAMAGAGALTPRELADRTQTSERYVREWLNAQAAGGYVTYEDGRYTLPAEHAVALADEDSPVFLQGAFQLMVAAVQDQPKIAEAFKSGAGVGWHQHGHDLFEGCERFFRPGYRHNLVQSWIPALDGVEEKLRAGARVADVGCGHGASTTIMADAYPASGFIGFDYHDASIRAANEQAAGKASFAVATAQDFPGADYDLVTTFDCLHDMGDPVSAARHILDALAPDGTWLLVEPYAGDTVEENLNAVGRVYYAVSTLVCTPASLSQEVGLALGAQAGEARLRDVAGAAGFTRFRRVAETPFNLVFEVRR; this is encoded by the coding sequence ATGACGACACAGACGATCGACGAAGCCAAGGTGCAGGCCTTCGTCTTCCAGGCCGTCGGCGAGCTCGGGGCGACGCTCAACGCCGCGCTCGTCGTGATCGGCGACCGGCTCGGCCTCTACAAGGCGATGGCGGGCGCGGGCGCCCTCACGCCGCGCGAGCTGGCCGACCGCACCCAGACCAGCGAGCGCTACGTGCGCGAGTGGCTCAACGCGCAGGCCGCGGGCGGATACGTCACCTACGAGGACGGCCGCTACACGCTCCCCGCCGAGCACGCGGTGGCGCTCGCCGACGAGGACAGCCCCGTCTTCCTGCAGGGCGCGTTCCAGCTGATGGTCGCCGCGGTCCAGGACCAGCCGAAGATCGCCGAGGCGTTCAAGAGCGGCGCCGGCGTCGGCTGGCACCAGCACGGGCACGACCTGTTCGAGGGCTGCGAGCGCTTCTTTCGCCCCGGCTACCGGCACAACCTCGTCCAGAGCTGGATCCCGGCGCTCGACGGCGTCGAGGAGAAGCTGCGCGCGGGCGCCCGCGTCGCCGACGTCGGCTGCGGCCACGGCGCCAGCACGACGATCATGGCCGACGCGTACCCGGCGTCCGGCTTCATCGGCTTCGACTACCACGACGCCTCGATCCGGGCCGCGAACGAGCAGGCCGCCGGGAAGGCGAGCTTCGCGGTGGCGACGGCACAGGACTTCCCGGGCGCCGACTACGACCTCGTGACCACCTTCGACTGCCTGCACGACATGGGCGACCCGGTCTCGGCCGCGCGCCACATCCTCGACGCGCTCGCCCCGGACGGCACGTGGCTGCTCGTCGAGCCCTACGCGGGTGACACCGTCGAGGAGAACCTGAACGCGGTCGGCCGCGTGTACTACGCGGTGTCGACCCTCGTGTGCACGCCCGCGTCGCTCTCGCAGGAGGTCGGGCTCGCGCTCGGCGCCCAGGCGGGCGAGGCACGCCTGCGCGACGTGGCCGGTGCGGCCGGGTTCACCCGCTTCCGGCGCGTGGCCGAGACGCCGTTCAACCTCGTGTTCGAGGTGCGCCGCTGA